The region TGATAATTTGCTTATGAGAAGTAATTTAAGTTACCATTGGTGCTTAAAGATGTTGTTATGCAGTACAGGTATATCCGAATTTGATGGCCATGAAGGATGGCTGCACAAGACATCTGCACTGAAACAGGACCATCCATGAGTTGAGAAGACGCAAATGGCAAAGTCGTGTTTCGACAATGTACTAGACATCGAGGCAAAACAAGTAGCCACATGTACATGCGCAGTAACAGCTTGAATTATACTCTGATGCTGATGCTGATGctgaaaatgttcaaaatgttTTTCCTTATTGATGCGTACTTCCTTGCACATGCGTAATCTACCTTTGTATCAAAGAGGCATTGTTATGCAAATGAATTGCAATCAAACATAACCATGTGCAGCCCCAGGTCAAGCCTCTTCTTTTTTTGTGCTATTGCTCAAGGTGAGCCCACGTTTCTATTATTGCTTCATTTGAACCTTACAAGCAAGGGTTTTTCCTTGTATCTTGTGTCTCGTCAGCTTGCAAAATTCAGAGTTCCAGTATAGAGTCTTCTTTTACCCCAAGTCTATTCAAACATCAAAAGAAAGGTTCTGACGATGAAGAAGCTTCTCTGCAGGCAATGGCGAAAACACTGAACCAGCCAACTCAGCTCTGTTTAGCAAAGACGCTTTGCTGTTGCTCTATCATCATCTTGGAATTAGCAGCATGTCTAAGGAAGTAAATTATCCGAATTTGTTGAATTGGCATTGATATTCAACTCGAGACCTCAGCCAAAACGCGCTCTCCTAAGGCTCGTTCAATTTTGGgcactttcaaaacatcattcgtggccataaatcacgaaatgcacgagcaagttcataccaTTTCCTATACTAATTGTACATTTTTTGGACATAATTTTTAACTTCCAAGTATTCCGTGGTAAGGGGAAACGCATCATTATTTGTACTGACTGGAGGCAAAAATGACCACTGGATATATAGGGAGACTTGCAAAGAAGCAATGACGACATGAAAGAATTTCAGTTTTGAACTGGACTCGGACCTATGACCATGCGATTGCACTGCAATGCTCTACCATCTCAGCCATTGGAGAAACAtgtccatgtacatgtatggtatGAACGCGCAACGGACTCCCTTCCAGATGGCTAAAGAGATCAGATGATAGTGCAGCGAAGGACAAACACAGTCATGGCTTCGAGTCCAATTTTTTTAGGCTTACTTTGCAACTGCCAATCTTACTCTCTAAACTGCAATGGTCATTCCCACTTAGAGTTGTTACAACCCGACGTTCAATGTATATATGACTCTCGCACATTTCACTATCAATTAAAAGTACAATCGACTTAACACAACTAAGGTGTAAGTGCTGTTCTTAAGTATTCAACGTAGGGAGAACAACGGCGTTTTTATGTTCAAGTAAtgattttctctctttcagaTGCTTATGGGTCAGTGGCTGAAATTGTCGACGTTATTCGACAACTGTACAAAAGCCGTGAAGGATGGCTTGCGCCATTCCCTTGGTGCGAAGAGTTTCGATTTCGTCTTGACAACATTTTCACCAGGCTGAAAATGGTCAGCAGGAAGAAAGAACGAGGGGTTAAGACTGACTCCATTGTCAACATGTTGGAAATCTTCAGACCACATGAAGAATGTTCACAGCCTAGAAAGGTTCTGATTGAAGGACAGCCAGGCATTGGAAAGACAACTTATTGTAACAAGGTTGCTTACGACTGGGCCAAGAACTGTAAAGCTGAAGATTCGTTTCCTGATGTCCAGGTGTTGCTGTTGTTGAGATGTAGAGAAATTAACTCTTATTTATGGGATGCTATCGATGACCAGCTTTTACCGAAAGACCTGAAGAAAGAAGAAGGAGAGAAGTTCTTCACCTTCATTCAGGACAATCAGTCAAAGGTTTTGCTGGTACTTGACGGATTGGATGAGTTGCCAAGCCATTATTTACCTGTCTACAAAGAAATCATTCAAGGAAGAATCCTTTCAAAATGTTACTTGGTTGTTACAGCTCGCCATGAGTCTGGGATAAAAGTACGGAAATGCTGTGACACCCTGCTAGAGGTCGAGGGATTTAGCGAAAACAATGCTGAAGATTTTATCCAAAGATATTTCAAAACCGAGGAGCATTTGGCGCAAAAGCTCTTGGAGAAGCTGGCCACAGACGCAAGCCTTAGCGGACTAACTGCAAATCCATTAAATACAGCCCTTCTTTGTCTCCTTTGCGAAGACTTCCAAGGAGATTTGCCGAGAGGTAGAACTCTGCTTTACCACGAAATAGTGCAGTGTGTGCTGAGAAGGTATAGGAGAAAGAAAGAATTACCAGAAACGGACGAAGACCTAACACAATTATACCACGCTGAATTGAAGAATCTTGGTTGTATAGCGTTGAATGGCTTCCTCAACGATGACATGTATTTCGACGACAGTGCATTCCGAAATGGTACTGGCAACTTAATACCTGAACTGGGATTTCTGTCGGCTCAGCCTGGACGCAGCAAACGAAGACCGAGCTGGTGCTATGGGTTTCTACACAAGAGCTTTCAGGAGTTCTTTGCTGCATTTTATCTCAGTTGCCAGCTTGTCGATGAGGAAGTTAGTCCTGATGGCTTAGTTGCTGACACAAGATATTTTAAGGAGTTTCAACAAGTGCTCATGTTTACCTGTGGTATCTTAGCTCAACGGTGCGAGGCAAAAGCCATGGTACTTATGGCAAGTATAACAAgtaaaattaaccaatcaagtGAGGAGGAAAGTGATGACTACCTATTGACTGCATTTAATTGTATtaaggaaagtgaaaaagaacaGGGTAACTTTGGAAGAGAATTGGCGCGTTCTCTTGGTTCGCTTCTTGAAATTCAGCGTATTTCGTGTCGACCGCAGATAGGTGACAGTTGCGCTGCTGTACTGGCCCACGCAATAGTAGCAAACTCAACGGTGACAAAGTTGAATTTGTCTTGCCatgaaatcggtgactcaggtgttgctgcactggctaaagcactggaaatcaattcaacgctgacagagttgaATTTGCATGGCAATAAGATCGGtcactcaggtgctgctgcactggctaaagcagtggaaatcaattcaacgctgacagggTTGTATTTGTCTCGcaatggaatcggtgactcgggtgctgctcTACTGGCCAAGGCAATGGAAATCAATTTAACGCTGACAATCTTGCATTTGGGTCGCAATAAAATCGGttactcaggtgctgctgcactggctaaagcagtggaaatcaattcaacgctgacagggttgtatttgtctttcaataatatcggtgactcaggtgctgctgcactggctaaagcagtggaaatcaattcaacactgacacaGTTGAGTTTGTCTGCcaatggaatcggtgactcaggtgctgctgcactggctaaagcaatggaaatcaattcaacgctgacaaagttGAATTTGCATCTCAATAAAATCGGCGACTCAGGTAccgctgcactggctaaagca is a window of Montipora capricornis isolate CH-2021 chromosome 13, ASM3666992v2, whole genome shotgun sequence DNA encoding:
- the LOC138029165 gene encoding NLR family CARD domain-containing protein 3-like, producing the protein MSKKQGQRSLKDVLWDSVLQIYQGKKKKRENSDPGQAEASCADVASAAAGTSTHSDQEQDAYGSVAEIVDVIRQLYKSREGWLAPFPWCEEFRFRLDNIFTRLKMVSRKKERGVKTDSIVNMLEIFRPHEECSQPRKVLIEGQPGIGKTTYCNKVAYDWAKNCKAEDSFPDVQVLLLLRCREINSYLWDAIDDQLLPKDLKKEEGEKFFTFIQDNQSKVLLVLDGLDELPSHYLPVYKEIIQGRILSKCYLVVTARHESGIKVRKCCDTLLEVEGFSENNAEDFIQRYFKTEEHLAQKLLEKLATDASLSGLTANPLNTALLCLLCEDFQGDLPRGRTLLYHEIVQCVLRRYRRKKELPETDEDLTQLYHAELKNLGCIALNGFLNDDMYFDDSAFRNGTGNLIPELGFLSAQPGRSKRRPSWCYGFLHKSFQEFFAAFYLSCQLVDEEVSPDGLVADTRYFKEFQQVLMFTCGILAQRCEAKAMVLMASITSKINQSSEEESDDYLLTAFNCIKESEKEQGNFGRELARSLGSLLEIQRISCRPQIGDSCAAVLAHAIVANSTVTKLNLSCHEIGDSGVAALAKALEINSTLTELNLHGNKIGHSGAAALAKAVEINSTLTGLYLSRNGIGDSGAALLAKAMEINLTLTILHLGRNKIGYSGAAALAKAVEINSTLTGLYLSFNNIGDSGAAALAKAVEINSTLTQLSLSANGIGDSGAAALAKAMEINSTLTKLNLHLNKIGDSGTAALAKAKELTGSFGLIERSILY